The following coding sequences lie in one Capsicum annuum cultivar UCD-10X-F1 chromosome 5, UCD10Xv1.1, whole genome shotgun sequence genomic window:
- the LOC107871088 gene encoding LIM domain-containing protein WLIM2b, which yields MSFTGTQQKCKACEKTVYPVELLSADGISYHKSCFKCTHCKGTLKLSNYSSMEGVLYCKPHFEQLYKESGNFNKNFQSPVKSAEKLTPELTRSPSKAAGMFSGTQEKCATCGKTAYPLEKVTVENQSYHKSCFKCSHGGCSLNPSNYAALDGILYCKPHFSQLFKEKGSYNHLIKSASMKRPAATVPDS from the exons ATGTCTTTTACAGGGACACAACAGAAATGCAAGGCATGTGAAAAGACAGTTTACCCAGTTGAACTTTTGTCAGCTGATGGGATTAGTTATCACAAATCTTGTTTCAAATGTACCCATTGTAAAGGGACTCTTAAG CTGAGCAATTACTCGTCAATGGAAGGTGTTCTGTATTGCAAGCCTCATTTTGAGCAGCTCTACAAGGAGTCTGGCAACTTCAACAAGAACTTTCAATCCC CTGTGAAGTCAGCTGAGAAGTTAACTCCGGAGCTG ACAAGATCTCCTAGCAAGGCTGCCGGCATGTTTTCTGGGACGCAGGAAAAATGTGCAACCTGTGGTAAAACAGCTTATCCACTTGAGAAG GTAACAGTGGAGAACCAAAGTTACCACAAGTCGTGCTTCAAGTGTTCTCATGGTGGATGCTCGTTAAATCCATCAAATTATGCTGCCCTCGATGGGATTTTATACTGCAAACCTCATTTTTCACAGCTTTTCAAGGAGAAAGGCAGCTACAATCATTTAATCAAGTCTGCTTCAATGAAGCGTCCAGCAGCAACAGTTCCAGATTCTTAA
- the LOC107872032 gene encoding tyrosine-protein phosphatase DSP3-like codes for MSLIMDLKEEGNDDLSILLNFSSVENNYIYRSGFPHPSNFAFLKSLNLRSIICLCPEPYPEEHMEFLRINNINLYQFGLDGTKDPSTMSSRSEIIMSALRVIIDERNYPVLLHCNRGKHRTGCVVGCLRKLQNWCLDAVVEEYKHFAGAKWRENDIKFLEGFDVQILFEYFSYL; via the coding sequence ATGagtttgattatggatttgaaagAAGAAGGTAACGATGATCTATCGATACTACTAAACTTTTCATCAGTTGAAAATAACTACATTTACAGATCAGGATTCCCTCATCCCTCCAACTTTGCTTTCCTCAAATCACTCAATCTTCGTTCTATCATATGCTTATGTCCAGAACCCTACCCCGAAGAACACATGGAATTCCTACGAATAAACAATATCAACCTCTACCAATTCGGACTCGATGGAACAAAGGATCCATCAACTATGTCAAGCAGAAGTGAAATCATAATGAGTGCTTTGAGAGTGATAATtgatgagagaaattatccagtTTTATTACATTGTAATCGCGGAAAACATCGTACTGGTTGTGTTGTTGGATGCTTGAGGAAATTGCAGAACTGGTGTTTGGATGCTGTGGTGGAAGAGTATAAGCATTTTGCAGGAGCAAAGTGGAGGGAAAATGACATCAAATTTTTAGAGGGATTTGATgttcaaatattatttgaatatttcaGTTACTTGTGA
- the LOC107871086 gene encoding phosphoinositide phospholipase C 2, whose product MSKQTKQTYRVCFCFRRRFKVVAVEAPTDVKKLFNDYSDNGVMTAENLQRFLVEVQKEENASLEDAQNIMNNLHELKILNVFHRRGLHLDAFFKYLFADINPPINPNRRIHHDMNAPLSHYFIYTGHNSYLTGNQLSSDCSDVPIIQALHKGVRVIELDIWPNSAKDDVEVLHGGTLTTPVALIKCLRSIKEHAFAVSEYPVVITLEDHLTTDLQAKTAEMITQTFGDMLFSPDECLKEFPSPATLKRRVLISTKPPKEYLKAKEVKEKDSTKEKDQDDTEAWGREVSDLKARYNDKDDSDEAEADDDDEEDPTSQPNTAPEYKRLIAIHAGKGKGGLSDWLRVDPDKVRRLSLSEQELGKAVVTHSKEIIRFTQRNILRIYPKGIRFDSSNYNPFIAWTHGAQMVAFNMQGYGRSLWLMHGMFRANGGCGYVKKPDILLKAGPNNEIFDPEANLPVKTTLKVTVFMGEGWYYDFEHTHFDAYSPPDFYARIGIAGVRADVVMKKTKTLEDNWIPTWDEQFEFPLTVPELALLRIEVHEYDMSEKDDFAGQTCLPVSELKQGIRAVPLHNRKGEKYNSVKLLMRFEFM is encoded by the exons ATGTCTAAACAAACGAAACAGACATACAGAGTCTGTTTCTGTTTTCGGCGGCGATTCAAAGTAGTCGCCGTCGAGGCTCCAACAGATGTGAAGAAATTATTTAATGATTACTCCGATAACGGAGTAATGACTGCGGAGAATCTTCAACGTTTTTTAGTTGAGGTTCAAAAGGAGGAAAATGCAAGTTTAGAAGATGcacaaaatattatgaataatctTCATGAACTTAAGATCCTTAATGTTTTTCATAGAAGAGGTCTTCATCTTGATGCATTTTTTAAATATCTCTTCGCTGATATTAATCCTCCAATTAATCCTAATCGCCGG ATTCACCATGATATGAATGCGCCTTTGTCGCATTACTTCATATACACAGGCCATAATTCTTATTTAACTGGGAATCAATTGAGTAGTGATTGCAGTGATGTCCCTATAATACAGGCCCTGCACAAAGGTGTACGAGTAATTGAATTGGATATATGGCCAAATTCCGCTAAAGATGATGTGGAAGTTCTACATGGAGG AACGTTGACAACTCCAGTTGCGCTCATCAAATGTTTGAGGTCTATCAAGGAACATGCTTTTGCTGTATCCGAGTATCCTGTGGTAATAACACTTGAAGATCATCTAACTACAGATCTTCAGGCAAAAACGGCGGAG ATGATCACTCAAACATTTGGAGACATGCTGTTTTCTCCCGATGAATGTTTGAAAGAGTTTCCATCCCCAGCAACACTGAAAAGACGTGTTCTGATATCAACTAAGCCACCTAAAGAATACCTTAAGGCTAAGGAAGTTAAGGAAAAAGACTCAACGAAAGAAAAGGATCAAGATGATACAGAAGCTTGGGGAAGGGAAGTTTCAGACCTTAAAGCCAGATACAATGATAAG GATGACTCTGATGAAGCAGAAGCCGACGACGATGATGAAGAAGATCCTACCTCGCAGCCAAATACAGCACCAGAATACAAGCGTTTAATTGCCATTCATGCTGGAAAGGGAAAAGGTGGACTGTCTGATTGGCTGAGGGTTGATCCTGATAAAGTAAGACGACTTAGCTTGAGTGAGCAAGAACTTGGAAAGGCTGTAGTTACTCACTCAAAAGAAATTATCAG GTTCACTCAGAGGAACATACTGAGAATATACCCAAAGGGCATacgttttgattcatctaattacAATCCTTTTATTGCATGGACACATGGAGCTCAAATGGTGGCATTCAATATGCAG GGCTATGGAAGATCACTTTGGTTAATGCATGGTATGTTCAGAGCCAATGGTGGTTGTGGATATGTTAAGAAACCAGATATACTACTGAAAGCAGGTCCCAACAATGAGATCTTCGATCCTGAAGCAAATTTGCCTGTCAAAACTACATTGAAG GTCACCGTATTTATGGGTGAAGGATGGTATTATGACTTCGAACACACACATTTTGATGCATACTCTCCTCCAGATTTCTATGCGAGG ATAGGAATTGCTGGAGTTCGTGCTGACGTAGTAATGAAGAAAACAAAGACTCTAGAGGACAATTGGATACCAACATGGGATGAACAATTTGAGTTCCCATTAACAGTTCCAGAATTGGCTCTACTCCGTATAGAAGTTCATGAGTATGATATGTCCGAAAAAGATGATTTTGCTGGCCAAACATGTTTGCCTGTTTCAGAACTTAAACAAGGTATCCGCGCAGTACCACTCCACAACCGCAAGGGAGAGAAATACAATTCTGTCAAACTACTTATGCGTTTTGAATTTATGTAA